Proteins encoded within one genomic window of Pongo pygmaeus isolate AG05252 chromosome 6, NHGRI_mPonPyg2-v2.0_pri, whole genome shotgun sequence:
- the KLHL7 gene encoding kelch-like protein 7 isoform X4: MAASGVEKSSKKKTEKKLAAREEAKLLAGFMGVMNNMRKQKTLCDVILMVQERKIPAHRVVLAAASHFFNLMFTTNMLESKSFEVELKDAEPDIIEQLVEFAYTARISVNSNNVQSLLDAANQYQIEPVKKMCVDFLKEQVDASNCLGEAEKVDQSLPECGMLFTV, encoded by the exons ATGGCAGCCTCTGGGGTGGAGAAGAGCAGCAAGAAGAAGACCGAGAAGAAACTTGCTGCTCGGGAAGAAGCTAAATTGTTGGCGGGTTTCATGGGCGTCATGAATAACATGCGGAAACAG AAAACGTTGTGTGACGTGATCCTCATGGTCCAGGAAAGAAAGATACCTGCTCATCGTGTTGTTCTTGCTGCAGCCAgtcatttttttaacttaatgttcACAA CTAACATGCTTGAATCAAAGTCCTTTGAAGTAGAACTCAAAGATGCTGAACCTGATATTATTGAACAACTGGTGGAATTTGCTTATACTGCTAG AATTTCCGTGAATAGCAACAATGTTCAGTCTTTgttggatgcagcaaaccaatatCAGATTGAACCTGTGAAGAAAATGtgtgttgattttttgaaagaacAAGTTGATGCTTCAAATTGTCTTG GAGAAGCAGAAAAAGTTGATCAGAGCCTTCCAGAGTGTGGTATGCTTTTCACTGTGTGA